The stretch of DNA GTAAGCGAAGTAACACTCCTCCTGCAGTAACATTAGACTCTGATCCGATCTGGATCAACAAGTTGGATCTgccaaataataaattgaaatcatCTGCAACCGATGCATCGCCTACATCGATAGTTCAAAACAGGGAATTAGATCTAAGCGATAAGTTGAAATTGTCTGAAAAATCGGCTACAGAGTTTCGTAAATCAGCACTATTACGTGAATCAACATCTTTGACATCCGGACATAATCTGGTAtcacaaaatttagaaacatCGGAAGACTTCCCTGATACTTTAGATGTCGCTACAAAAACAGTCAATGTACATGATTTGGAACACGTTCACGAATCGAACCATGCAACAGATAAAATGAAGTCCTCGAATGACCATCAATCAAATGCAATACACAAACAtaaggtaaaaataattttatatatgtatatatattaaatagcattgtaataatatatatatatatatatatatatatatatatatatatatatatatatatattttattacaatgctatttaaaatagaaattatatatactcAGAATCTCTGTGCATTATTTGGgtatgaatatttaataattatataaaaattttatattttgtacaaaatatttaacaggACAATAAGACAGTCAACCTTGGAGGACCAATACCTTGTATAGTAAATAGCACTCGCCTTTCCTTGTGCAATCACACGTCTGTCTCTAAGTTGATATGCGAGATGAtgtctttattatttacaaaagagGAGTTAGCTACCTCTTCGCTTACAGGAACTGTGGCAAATTTTCATTGCGAAAAAGGTATAGCCGCTAAAAAGAAACTCGacacaataaaaattgaagCTATGAAAAGTAAAGTTATAATGTATACAATGCAATATTGATTTCACGTAGTTGAGAGTTTCAAAACTGATAAATATATGTGCTTTCAGCATACGTTAAGAACAAGTTTCCATTCGAAAAAgatttcgaaaaaatatttcggaAAGCAGTGCAGCAGAAGTGCAATAATGCAGTTCCTCGAAACAGaggattaaataataaagaaaagtgcagctataattaaaaatatattgtatatttctaTAGAAATATATCTTATTGAAAACTGTGAACGTTCAATTTTAGTCACATCTTTATATTCCAAAAGAATCCCTTACTTGTGGTACTATTAAAGTGACAACTATTGAATAATTAGTACATACTATTAGTGCACATTACTAGTGCACACTGTATCAATAGCATTAATTTACACTATTAGTGCAAATTCCAACAGTGCGCGAAATTACTATTGATGTAGTGTGTACTAATAGTTTTTAATAGTTGTCATTTCAATAGTGCCACCAGTTTTTTTCCGTAAGGGTCCCCCCAGAGCCTGCACTGTTCTAAGTCATACAGACTTGTACCGCGCGAGATCAAGTCGGCCGGATTGTCAGCGCTTTTAACATGACGCCAATGATCAGCAAGGATTGGATCTCGGCCACTCGATTCGATACAAATACCTTTTGCCGTGACGGATCGCCGGAAATCCACGCTAACGTTATCGTGGAATCACTCCACGCATAGATATTGTCCAATTCAACTCCAAGggctttctttacatttttaattaagcgGACCAAAACTACAGCTCCACATAACTCCAGCTTTGGCAGTGTGACGGTTTTACTTCTAACAGGAGCCACACGCGACTTTGAACAAACCAATCTGGAACTGCAATGGCCGTTACTGTCAATAGTCTGCAAATAGATGCATGCACCATATGCTTTCATTGACGCGTCACAAAATGCATGCATATTCAAACGAGTTGCGGAGCCCGGAACTATTCGACGCGGGATCTTAATCGAATGTATCTCCCTCAAATCATTCACGTACTCCCTCCACGCCCTCTGAAGTTTGCCGGTCAGTGGATCATCCCACTTCAAATTCGCGGACCACGTTCCCTGCATAATCAGTTTTGCGCGAATTAATATAGGGCTTATTAATCCTAAAGGATCGAACAATTGTGAAATAGTTGACAATACTTGACGTTTCGTTTTAATGGAATCGCTAATTGGTTGAATAGTGAACTGGAAGATATCCCGCCTGTAGTGCCAATTTAATCCTAAGGTTTTTACTGCGTCTACGTTGATCGCGATTGATGACGATTCCCGGACCCGGTCGGTCGGCCTCAATTCATTCATGACTTCATCACAATTCGAATACCACTTGTGAAGTTCGAAACCGCTGCCGTTCAACAGTGTCTTTAACTGCGAAATTAACCTGGTTGCTTCAAATTCACAACTGACATCAGTCAAGATATCATCGACATACAAATCATTCAGCAAGACTCTTGCTGCCTCGCCGAATTGACTGCTCGAATCGATCGCTAATTGTCTGACGCAGCGTATAGCTAAAAATGGTGCGCACGCTAATCCGTATGTTACGGTGTTTAAATTATACTCCTGTATCGAATCGCTTGAAGAGAATCGTCAGAGGATCCGCTGATAATTCCGATCCTGTTCGTGTACTATAACCTGCCTGTACATCTTTTGGAGATCCGCTGTAATCGCTATGGCATGCAATCTAAATCGCAAAAGTAAGTCGATAATATTATCCTGCAAACCTGCTCCCACCATCAATGTATCATTTAAACTAACTCCCGATGCAGTTTTCGCGGACCCGTCGAATACCACGCGTAATTTGGTGGTGGTGCTTGACTCCCGAATGACACCATGATGAGGTAAATACACCGCAAATTTCGTATCGTCATCTTTGTCGACTTGCGACATGTGGTTTAGACGAATGTATTCCCGCATAAATTCCGAATACCGCGCGTGGAATTCAGGGTCGCGCTGAAATTTCCGTTCTAAATAGTTTAGCCGTTTTTCTGCTATTTGTCGAGATTCGCCCAACTGTGCCTTGTTTCCTCGGAAAGGCAGTCGAACGACAAACCGTCCCGAAATGTTTCGCGTTACCGTATTTACAAAGTAGTCTTCGCATGTCTGATCCTCTGTTGACAATCTTGTATTGTCCTTCATTTCATATTTCTCCAATTCCCAAAACCTTGCTAATTCGTTGTAAATAGAATCTTGTCTTACAAATAAACATGTATGAGCATTCGAATATGGACGGTTGGTCGATCGACTCGCGATTAAATGACTCGGAATCGAACCCGCTATCACCCAGCCGAGCTTACTATTTTGCAGCGTCGGCAAACCTTCGCCGAGCTCGATCCTCCCGGCCTGCAATAATTGCAGAAAG from Solenopsis invicta isolate M01_SB unplaced genomic scaffold, UNIL_Sinv_3.0 scaffold_735, whole genome shotgun sequence encodes:
- the LOC120360021 gene encoding uncharacterized protein LOC120360021, whose translation is MDKMMKDLMTNLESVTLTTKSFNRQIDELQQKVQASSNCIIKRKRSNTPPAVTLDSDPIWINKLDLPNNKLKSSATDASPTSIVQNRELDLSDKLKLSEKSATEFRKSALLRESTSLTSGHNLVSQNLETSEDFPDTLDVATKTVNVHDLEHVHESNHATDKMKSSNDHQSNAIHKHKDNKTVNLGGPIPCIVNSTRLSLCNHTSVSKLICEMMSLLFTKEELATSSLTGTVANFHCEKGIAAKKKLDTIKIEAMKIESFKTDKYMCFQHTLRTSFHSKKISKKYFGKQCSRSAIMQFLETED
- the LOC113002965 gene encoding uncharacterized protein LOC113002965, whose translation is MSTPIVNVKGADGGNYQLRVLLDSASEVNFVTLAACKKLGVKLDDVHQNINGLNNVKCIIRHSCQLQVKSRVSEFELNLQCLVVPRIAGALPPFTIEISKLAIPGNLKLADPIFYNPGRIDALIGSEFFLQLLQAGRIELGEGLPTLQNSKLGWVIAGSIPSHLIASRSTNRPYSNAHTCLFVRQDSIYNELARFWELEKYEMKDNTRLSTEDQTCEDYFVNTVTRNISGRFVVRLPFRGNKAQLGESRQIAEKRLNYLERKFQRDPEFHARYSEFMREYIRLNHMSQVDKDDDTKFAVYLPHHGVIRESSTTTKLRVVFDGSAKTASGVSLNDTLMVGAACAPFLAIRCVRQLAIDSSSQFGEAARVLLNDLYVDDILTDVSCEFEATRLISQLKTLLNGSGFELHKWYSNCDEVMNELRPTDRVRESSSIAINVDAVKTLGLNWHYRRDIFQFTIQPISDSIKTKRQVLSTISQLFDPLGLISPILIRAKLIMQGTWSANLKWDDPLTGKLQRAWREYVNDLREIHSIKIPRRIVPGSATRLNMHAFCDASMKAYGACIYLQTIDSNGHCSSRLVCSKSRVAPVRSKTVTLPKLELCGAVVLVRLIKNVKKALGVELDNIYAWSDSTITLAWISGDPSRQKVFVSNRVAEIQSLLIIGVMLKALTIRPT